From a region of the Vaginimicrobium propionicum genome:
- a CDS encoding Mur ligase family protein: MTKFSLRQRLAIKVGDLAAWASKTAGRGSGESIRGELMMKIAPNLFESLLADRQLAIVSGTNGKTTTTHLLTAALRTQVANPNDVVTNSDGANLVRGIVSAISRHPEAEIAVLETDEQVVPYTLRAGHPKVLVMLNFSRDQLDRHHEVNALGRSWRAALAELGDEGPSVIANVNDPLVVWAALAAPKQIWVDMGVGWMQDATLCPACSAILSIDGHEWQCPNCNLAKPTPHLVTEANAVRFSDGRTFELNLQVPGRFNCGNAACALAAAEEMGVAAETALPAMRQVTSPAGRFAIATFSNADGSTTKARLILAKNPAGWAESLLMLRSDPVIIAVDSAIADGTDLSWLWDVEYEKLAGRKVIVTGKRRADLAVRLAYADVEYQVVDNLADALAGPFNETIDVLAMYTPFMKLCRLGGVKMS, translated from the coding sequence GTGACAAAATTTAGTCTCCGTCAGCGCCTAGCTATAAAGGTAGGCGATTTGGCAGCGTGGGCGTCTAAGACTGCTGGTCGTGGCTCGGGCGAATCTATTCGTGGCGAGTTGATGATGAAAATCGCACCGAACTTATTCGAGTCTTTGCTAGCTGATCGCCAACTTGCCATCGTCTCGGGCACGAATGGGAAAACCACTACAACTCATTTACTTACTGCTGCCCTGCGCACTCAGGTGGCTAACCCTAACGATGTCGTAACAAATTCGGACGGAGCAAATCTTGTTCGTGGCATCGTCTCAGCCATTTCCAGGCACCCTGAAGCTGAGATAGCCGTCCTAGAAACGGACGAACAGGTAGTGCCGTACACCCTGCGGGCTGGGCACCCAAAAGTTTTAGTGATGCTGAATTTTAGTCGCGATCAACTTGATCGCCATCACGAAGTTAATGCTCTAGGGCGGTCATGGCGAGCAGCGTTAGCTGAACTTGGCGATGAGGGGCCGAGCGTTATTGCCAATGTCAACGACCCATTGGTGGTGTGGGCTGCCCTGGCTGCCCCGAAACAAATATGGGTTGATATGGGAGTGGGCTGGATGCAGGATGCTACTCTCTGCCCCGCATGTTCGGCTATTTTGTCAATTGACGGCCACGAATGGCAATGCCCCAATTGCAACCTTGCTAAACCCACCCCGCACCTCGTTACTGAGGCTAATGCGGTGAGGTTTTCAGATGGACGCACATTTGAGTTGAACCTCCAAGTACCTGGAAGATTCAACTGCGGTAATGCGGCTTGCGCTTTGGCTGCTGCTGAAGAGATGGGGGTAGCCGCTGAGACTGCCTTGCCAGCTATGCGTCAAGTAACTTCACCAGCCGGCAGATTTGCTATTGCAACGTTTAGTAACGCGGACGGCTCAACCACCAAAGCTCGATTGATTTTGGCTAAAAATCCGGCGGGCTGGGCAGAATCGCTGCTCATGTTGCGTTCTGACCCAGTAATTATTGCCGTAGATTCAGCGATTGCGGACGGCACCGACTTGAGCTGGTTATGGGATGTCGAATATGAAAAATTAGCTGGCCGAAAAGTGATTGTCACCGGGAAACGCCGAGCTGACTTGGCGGTGCGCCTAGCTTATGCTGACGTGGAATATCAAGTAGTTGATAATTTGGCTGACGCTTTAGCCGGCCCCTTTAATGAGACGATAGATGTGCTTGCCATGTATACGCCTTTCATGAAACTGTGTCGGCTCGGCGGGGTGAAAATGTCATGA
- a CDS encoding type 1 glutamine amidotransferase, protein MNKIVIVYQSLLGLYGDHGNAVVLAKRLLWRGIGAEIVTVDPGEPIPTDGLIYLLGGGEDMAQVAAVAALRADGGLAEALKRGALIFGVCAGYQVLGHSFTVGERDEVQQGLGVLDIETRRGPTRAIGEVLEHWTRGDTTTSLITGFENHAGYTKLGSDAKPLAKVEIGVGNCGDGFDGAVQGKVIGCYPHGPILPRNPQLADWLLEQALGQTLPRLDHPTNALHEALRARRIHVARTTKDRALATR, encoded by the coding sequence ATGAACAAAATTGTTATCGTCTATCAGTCATTGTTGGGTCTATACGGCGATCACGGTAATGCGGTGGTGCTGGCGAAGAGGCTTCTGTGGCGAGGTATTGGTGCTGAAATTGTCACAGTTGACCCTGGCGAACCGATACCCACTGACGGGTTAATTTATTTACTGGGTGGCGGCGAAGATATGGCTCAAGTAGCGGCAGTGGCCGCGCTACGCGCTGACGGCGGGCTAGCAGAGGCTCTCAAACGCGGGGCGCTAATTTTCGGAGTATGCGCTGGGTATCAAGTTTTAGGACATAGTTTCACCGTCGGCGAACGTGACGAAGTGCAACAAGGGTTAGGCGTCTTAGATATCGAAACTAGACGCGGCCCCACCCGTGCAATTGGTGAAGTTTTGGAACACTGGACAAGAGGCGACACCACCACCTCACTAATTACTGGTTTTGAAAATCACGCGGGCTACACGAAGCTTGGGAGTGACGCTAAACCACTAGCCAAAGTGGAAATTGGCGTCGGTAACTGCGGGGATGGTTTTGATGGCGCTGTTCAAGGCAAAGTGATTGGCTGTTACCCGCACGGACCGATTTTGCCTCGCAACCCGCAATTGGCTGATTGGCTGTTGGAGCAGGCGTTGGGTCAGACTTTGCCTAGGTTAGATCACCCCACTAACGCTTTACACGAGGCTTTAAGAGCCAGACGAATCCACGTGGCGCGCACCACTAAAGACCGGGCGCTAGCCACTAGATGA
- a CDS encoding peptidoglycan bridge formation glycyltransferase FemA/FemB family protein, with amino-acid sequence MFFQKIDEAEFNRIVEQHNVDLPIEQSTVWLKFDEAMGRTPWLGIKYAPNGDNRALMSLASYQVRGFKYLWARHGPVWIGGQPSATEEEEFFNRLAKEMRDIDSQVVFIRAHAMNRLPNLEPILQTITYDQTVIIDLTRSEDDVFAAMRQSGRRNIRKGLRNDDLTVAEWTNRGEDGFHICYKILQTTADRDGFGIYPESVYLKMMNALGSKHCRLFVAELKGEAVAWALVTVYHGHGVYYYGGSTAEAHKTWAADLLHWRIMQTLQAEGVKSYDLMGIGSELSPQLGGVTQFKRKFAPEPTRVAPAWDLPVKPGVYRFLQVALKLKHQVSKLIRT; translated from the coding sequence ATGTTCTTCCAAAAAATCGACGAGGCAGAATTTAATCGTATTGTCGAGCAGCACAATGTGGATCTACCCATTGAGCAATCAACAGTTTGGTTGAAATTCGATGAAGCCATGGGGCGCACGCCTTGGTTAGGGATTAAGTATGCACCTAATGGGGACAATCGCGCGTTAATGAGTCTGGCTAGTTACCAGGTGCGCGGCTTTAAGTATTTGTGGGCTAGACATGGGCCGGTGTGGATCGGTGGACAGCCATCAGCCACCGAGGAGGAAGAGTTCTTTAATCGGTTAGCAAAAGAAATGCGCGACATCGATTCGCAAGTGGTGTTCATTAGGGCACACGCTATGAATCGTTTGCCGAATCTAGAGCCAATTTTGCAAACCATCACCTACGACCAAACGGTGATAATCGATTTGACGCGATCTGAAGATGATGTGTTTGCCGCCATGCGCCAATCTGGACGTCGCAATATCCGAAAAGGATTACGCAACGATGATTTAACGGTTGCCGAATGGACTAACCGAGGCGAAGACGGTTTTCATATCTGCTATAAGATTTTGCAGACCACAGCTGATCGGGACGGATTCGGCATTTACCCAGAGTCTGTCTACCTAAAAATGATGAACGCTCTTGGCTCGAAGCATTGCCGGTTATTTGTCGCTGAGCTAAAGGGTGAGGCCGTGGCGTGGGCACTGGTGACCGTCTATCACGGTCATGGCGTCTATTATTACGGCGGTTCAACAGCTGAGGCACACAAAACTTGGGCAGCTGACCTGTTGCACTGGCGAATAATGCAGACCTTGCAGGCTGAAGGCGTCAAATCTTATGACTTGATGGGTATCGGCTCTGAACTTAGCCCTCAATTAGGTGGGGTAACCCAGTTCAAACGCAAATTTGCTCCTGAACCAACTAGGGTGGCTCCCGCCTGGGATTTGCCGGTAAAACCTGGCGTCTATCGTTTCTTACAGGTGGCGCTAAAACTAAAGCACCAAGTCTCTAAGTTGATCCGTACTTAA
- a CDS encoding DUF2254 domain-containing protein codes for MAQVMQTGGNMLYRLKRIFTDQIWAIPLLAGLVAAVLAQILSNFSLDDTSPLARFLWPGDSASAASLLGFIASSMLTVLTTTISMTLIVLQVAAGQFSHQLLRDYIQSSAVKGILSVFSGVFVYSVVLLRSVRSESRDYPPQLGIALAIVLVFCALATFVWYVGMVVSMVRVDNILSTATNRTKNLVVKHREEWRQSMDAPDVPSSAVVLRADGSGYVRNVATRQAASWAKDNNATVVFALSAGDPVITGQVSGWVFGRGKTFDELPDLPKWVHVEAERVSESDTRLGLHQLADIALRALSPSTNDPTTAIHVINQATSLIRNIAENPMNNESVMDEGELLAFTPSPTPADFVNEIIPPIRRSAGDEPLVLIQLLRLLKVLYQGSGSNPKLRSLISGERDNIVEAAKRELPFDEDIKMVLSYANLEESVAFSRVKGPDLDEVADEDDETIKSV; via the coding sequence ATGGCGCAAGTAATGCAAACTGGAGGAAATATGCTTTACCGACTGAAACGAATCTTTACTGACCAAATCTGGGCGATACCACTTCTTGCTGGGTTAGTCGCAGCCGTTCTAGCGCAGATTTTGTCTAATTTCAGCTTGGACGACACCTCACCTCTGGCGCGGTTCCTGTGGCCAGGTGACTCGGCTTCCGCAGCGTCCTTACTGGGTTTTATTGCCTCGTCAATGCTTACTGTGCTGACCACAACTATCTCTATGACGTTGATTGTTTTGCAGGTAGCTGCAGGCCAATTCTCGCACCAGCTGCTGCGCGACTACATTCAGTCGAGCGCGGTGAAAGGTATCCTTTCGGTGTTCAGTGGAGTTTTTGTTTACTCGGTGGTGCTGCTCCGCTCGGTTCGTTCCGAGTCTCGCGATTATCCTCCGCAGCTAGGCATAGCCTTGGCTATTGTCCTAGTGTTTTGTGCCTTGGCTACTTTCGTGTGGTACGTGGGCATGGTGGTGTCCATGGTTCGAGTGGACAATATCCTTTCTACCGCCACTAATCGGACGAAAAATCTTGTGGTTAAACACCGTGAAGAATGGCGTCAAAGCATGGATGCGCCTGACGTGCCGTCTAGTGCCGTCGTGTTACGCGCCGACGGTTCCGGTTACGTTAGAAACGTGGCGACTAGGCAAGCAGCGTCCTGGGCTAAAGATAACAATGCCACTGTGGTCTTTGCGTTAAGTGCTGGCGATCCGGTAATCACTGGACAGGTCAGTGGCTGGGTTTTTGGACGCGGAAAAACTTTTGATGAATTGCCAGACCTTCCAAAATGGGTGCATGTGGAGGCCGAACGGGTTTCTGAATCGGATACCCGACTAGGTTTGCATCAGCTGGCTGACATTGCATTGCGCGCTTTGTCGCCAAGCACGAATGACCCGACGACTGCTATCCATGTGATAAATCAAGCTACGTCGCTAATACGAAATATCGCCGAAAACCCGATGAACAACGAGTCCGTTATGGATGAGGGCGAATTGCTGGCATTCACCCCCAGCCCCACTCCAGCAGATTTCGTCAATGAGATCATCCCGCCAATCCGGCGTAGTGCTGGAGATGAACCGTTAGTGCTAATCCAACTACTACGGCTATTGAAAGTGCTCTACCAGGGTAGTGGCTCCAACCCTAAGTTGCGTAGCCTTATTAGCGGCGAACGCGACAATATCGTTGAAGCGGCTAAACGTGAACTTCCATTCGACGAGGACATAAAGATGGTGCTTAGCTACGCCAATCTTGAAGAGTCGGTAGCTTTTTCCAGAGTGAAAGGCCCTGATCTTGACGAAGTTGCAGACGAGGATGACGAGACCATCAAAAGCGTCTAG
- a CDS encoding DUF3618 domain-containing protein, whose amino-acid sequence MKEPTAEEIRAKIASSRLDFANGIEDVAAQVNPKALKRNVKRAAKDSINTTKEALRMTASDALKGFRGFFVDELGIRWNNVGTVLLIGVGVASVAGLTTGIFNATNKR is encoded by the coding sequence GTGAAAGAACCCACGGCCGAAGAGATTCGAGCAAAGATCGCGTCATCGCGTTTAGACTTTGCCAACGGTATTGAGGATGTTGCCGCGCAGGTTAACCCGAAAGCCTTAAAGCGCAATGTGAAACGGGCGGCTAAAGATTCGATTAATACCACGAAAGAAGCCTTACGTATGACCGCGAGTGATGCACTCAAGGGCTTTCGTGGCTTTTTTGTAGACGAGTTGGGTATTCGTTGGAATAACGTTGGCACTGTGCTGTTGATTGGCGTAGGGGTAGCGTCTGTGGCAGGCCTAACGACGGGGATTTTTAATGCCACCAATAAGCGATAA
- the bcp gene encoding thioredoxin-dependent thiol peroxidase, whose protein sequence is MINIGDKAPDFALPDSQGNTVRLSDFAGKRVIVYFYPAAMTPGCTIEAVDFSRAKDDFGQAGISVLGISPDDTAKLAKFISRDDLSVTLLADPDKNAITAYGVWGKRHIYGKDVEGIIRSTFVIDVDENGDATVVDIQRNVRAKGHVARLGKSLGLELKLD, encoded by the coding sequence GTGATAAACATTGGAGACAAAGCCCCTGATTTTGCGTTACCCGATTCCCAAGGCAACACTGTACGGTTGTCTGATTTCGCCGGAAAGCGCGTTATCGTCTATTTTTACCCGGCAGCCATGACGCCAGGTTGCACTATCGAAGCAGTAGATTTTTCGCGCGCAAAAGATGACTTCGGTCAGGCGGGCATATCGGTGTTAGGCATCTCCCCAGACGACACCGCCAAGCTTGCGAAATTTATTTCGCGCGACGATTTGTCGGTGACACTGTTGGCAGATCCAGATAAGAACGCGATAACCGCTTACGGAGTTTGGGGCAAACGGCATATTTACGGCAAAGATGTTGAAGGCATAATTCGTTCCACGTTCGTCATTGACGTTGATGAGAACGGTGATGCCACTGTCGTCGATATCCAACGCAATGTACGCGCGAAAGGTCACGTTGCCCGACTCGGTAAATCTCTAGGTTTGGAACTGAAATTAGATTAA
- a CDS encoding metal-dependent transcriptional regulator, producing the protein MPVTELSATSQYYLKAVWGLSEWSDEPVTATAIANRVGVKLSSASDAIKKLTDQGMLKHVRYGSVALTPVGRKIAIAMVRRHRLLETFLVEALGYRWDQVHEEAENLEYAVSDFFVSRIDNFLGHPSRDPHGDPIPQPDGTVDKPDAVPLIEIAEGQRIKVERVKDADPKLLQFFEEQGVGYASELTVLSPPPFSQTTQVKIAETGQTLTLGKTAAEAVWVSVIN; encoded by the coding sequence ATGCCAGTTACCGAGCTATCTGCTACCAGTCAGTACTACCTAAAAGCCGTGTGGGGGTTAAGTGAATGGTCAGATGAGCCGGTCACCGCCACCGCTATCGCTAATCGGGTGGGGGTTAAGTTGTCTAGCGCCTCGGACGCAATTAAGAAACTCACTGATCAAGGTATGCTGAAACACGTTCGATACGGTTCAGTAGCTTTAACCCCAGTCGGTCGTAAAATCGCCATCGCGATGGTGCGTCGCCACCGCCTCTTGGAAACGTTTCTTGTGGAGGCTCTTGGTTATCGTTGGGATCAGGTTCATGAAGAAGCTGAAAATTTAGAGTATGCGGTATCAGATTTTTTTGTGTCTCGGATAGACAACTTTTTAGGCCACCCCAGTCGCGACCCACATGGTGATCCCATCCCGCAGCCAGATGGAACGGTAGATAAGCCTGACGCTGTGCCACTCATTGAAATTGCGGAAGGCCAACGTATCAAAGTTGAAAGGGTTAAAGACGCCGACCCAAAACTGCTGCAGTTCTTCGAAGAACAGGGTGTGGGCTACGCGAGCGAATTGACGGTTCTGTCGCCGCCACCTTTTTCTCAAACTACTCAAGTTAAAATTGCCGAAACTGGTCAGACGCTTACATTGGGTAAAACAGCAGCTGAAGCAGTTTGGGTGAGCGTAATTAATTAG
- the ybaK gene encoding Cys-tRNA(Pro) deacylase, whose protein sequence is MAKNKKSGSTPATDALVKAGVSFQVHTYRHDPHELHYGHETITELGLDPARVLKTLVIEVTGGKTQLAVGVVPVAGMLDLKALAAALKAKKCQMAEPKAAQRSSGYVVGGISPLGQRTKLVTVIDESVKDYETVFCSGGKRGLSIELSPTDLAKATEAIFAPIGRENFHA, encoded by the coding sequence ATGGCTAAAAACAAAAAATCTGGTTCAACACCAGCTACAGATGCTCTAGTCAAAGCTGGCGTCTCTTTTCAGGTACACACTTATCGTCATGACCCGCACGAATTGCATTACGGTCACGAAACCATCACCGAGCTAGGTTTAGACCCTGCTAGGGTGCTGAAAACCCTGGTAATCGAGGTTACCGGCGGGAAAACCCAGCTCGCAGTGGGAGTCGTACCGGTTGCTGGGATGCTTGACCTTAAAGCGTTAGCCGCCGCACTGAAAGCCAAGAAATGTCAGATGGCTGAGCCAAAAGCTGCTCAACGCTCCAGCGGTTACGTCGTTGGCGGTATCTCTCCCCTAGGCCAAAGAACAAAGCTAGTAACAGTTATAGACGAATCAGTAAAAGACTATGAAACAGTATTTTGTTCTGGCGGGAAAAGAGGGTTATCTATCGAACTGTCGCCCACCGATTTAGCAAAGGCGACTGAGGCGATATTCGCCCCAATAGGACGCGAAAACTTCCACGCCTAG
- a CDS encoding sulfite exporter TauE/SafE family protein translates to MLSAAVIGVLIGLVVGALGAGGGILSVPVLVYLLGQSPHDAAAGSLVIVTLTALVSIISPARAGRVKWKKGAIFAAVSIIGSVVGSRLSFLVAGEKLMRLFAVLLVCVAVIMIRKGIRASRDLEPDRRAVANPLVLVLAAIFTGLLTGFFGVGGGFAVVPMLIIALGFKMRDAAATSLLVMIVVSLTGLVSRIGTGVHIDWPVILIFAAASMFGGVIGGPLSAKVKSSTLTIIFGVLLAGVAVFTGVQTMLST, encoded by the coding sequence ATGCTTAGCGCCGCAGTGATTGGTGTCCTAATTGGTCTCGTGGTTGGCGCCTTGGGTGCTGGTGGCGGAATTTTGTCGGTTCCGGTGCTGGTGTACTTATTAGGTCAATCTCCTCACGATGCGGCTGCTGGTTCCCTAGTCATTGTGACTTTGACTGCTTTGGTTTCGATCATTTCCCCCGCTAGAGCGGGACGAGTGAAATGGAAAAAAGGAGCGATCTTTGCTGCCGTATCCATTATTGGGTCAGTGGTTGGCTCGCGGTTAAGTTTTTTGGTTGCCGGTGAAAAGTTGATGCGTCTTTTCGCTGTGCTCTTGGTATGCGTAGCAGTCATAATGATTCGAAAAGGTATTCGCGCTAGTCGAGATCTTGAACCAGACAGGAGGGCTGTAGCTAATCCGCTAGTGCTGGTTTTGGCGGCAATATTCACTGGCTTATTGACTGGATTTTTTGGGGTTGGTGGCGGTTTTGCCGTTGTGCCAATGCTAATTATCGCCCTCGGGTTCAAGATGAGAGATGCTGCCGCAACGTCCTTGTTGGTGATGATTGTGGTATCTCTGACAGGTTTGGTATCAAGAATCGGCACAGGCGTTCACATTGACTGGCCAGTTATTTTGATTTTTGCTGCAGCTTCTATGTTTGGTGGCGTAATAGGTGGGCCGCTGTCTGCCAAAGTGAAAAGCTCTACCTTGACGATTATTTTCGGTGTATTGCTTGCTGGGGTAGCCGTTTTCACTGGCGTCCAAACTATGCTTTCAACCTAG
- a CDS encoding DNA polymerase IV, whose product MRSEASVLHLDMDAFYASVEQRDKPSLRGKPVVVGGIGGRGVVATASYEARKFKIHSAQPVAEARRLAPHAAYLAGRRAAYRQSSKIVMALLSELSPKVESLSLDEAFVDLRAGGLNTSPAELEKLVIWLRAELKERTEGLTASVGVGTSKLMAKLGSEAAKPNGYQIYAPGSELDVISPMSVQAIPGVGPATTARLNRLGIYLVSDLQQASVKELSRELGEVAGNNLHKLAFGQDERPVAPGGEAKSISTENTFEFDVKDDGQLKAVLKSDADAVAARLVKNGLFAKTITLKARLGDFTTYTRSRTIEGATDRADRIYSIVRELLTGIDIGEGLRLIGVGLSNFTQSAQEELFYSDNNDSNLVKQYVEFGNQRGSGRVVWRPGNDIIHDDYGRGWVWGCGKGIVTLRFETRLTGVGPVRSLPDDDPKLHSADPLPMVWDVEEEDA is encoded by the coding sequence ATGAGGTCTGAAGCTAGCGTCCTGCATTTAGATATGGACGCTTTCTACGCTTCAGTCGAGCAGCGTGATAAACCATCACTTAGAGGAAAACCTGTCGTTGTTGGCGGCATAGGTGGTCGCGGGGTAGTAGCGACCGCGTCTTATGAAGCCCGAAAATTCAAAATTCATTCAGCCCAACCTGTTGCCGAGGCTCGTCGGTTAGCTCCACATGCCGCATATTTGGCTGGGCGTCGCGCCGCCTATCGGCAATCATCCAAGATAGTCATGGCGTTGCTGTCTGAATTGAGCCCTAAGGTTGAGTCATTGAGTCTGGATGAGGCTTTCGTCGATTTGCGTGCTGGTGGTTTAAATACTTCACCTGCGGAGTTGGAGAAGCTGGTGATTTGGTTGCGCGCCGAGTTGAAGGAGCGCACAGAAGGGCTAACCGCATCCGTTGGGGTAGGCACGTCCAAGTTGATGGCTAAATTAGGCTCTGAGGCGGCAAAACCGAATGGCTACCAGATTTACGCCCCAGGCAGCGAGCTTGACGTGATTTCACCTATGTCCGTACAGGCAATTCCTGGTGTTGGGCCAGCTACCACTGCCAGGCTGAATCGGTTGGGAATCTACTTGGTAAGCGATTTGCAGCAAGCGTCTGTTAAGGAACTTTCCCGCGAACTTGGTGAGGTGGCTGGAAATAATTTGCATAAGCTCGCTTTCGGGCAAGATGAGCGTCCAGTCGCCCCTGGAGGTGAAGCCAAATCAATTTCAACTGAAAATACCTTCGAATTTGATGTTAAAGATGATGGGCAGTTGAAAGCAGTGCTTAAATCCGACGCTGATGCGGTTGCTGCTCGGCTGGTTAAGAATGGTCTCTTCGCTAAGACAATTACTTTGAAGGCTCGGCTAGGCGATTTCACCACCTATACGCGTTCCAGGACGATTGAAGGGGCAACTGACCGCGCGGATCGAATTTACTCGATTGTTAGAGAATTGCTGACCGGCATTGATATTGGCGAAGGTTTAAGACTTATTGGGGTAGGGCTTTCCAATTTCACCCAATCTGCTCAAGAAGAGCTGTTTTACAGTGATAACAACGATTCAAACTTAGTGAAGCAATACGTCGAATTTGGCAATCAGCGTGGCTCAGGAAGGGTTGTGTGGCGCCCCGGTAATGACATAATCCATGATGACTACGGTCGCGGTTGGGTTTGGGGCTGCGGGAAAGGCATTGTCACTCTACGTTTCGAGACGAGGCTTACTGGTGTTGGTCCAGTACGTTCACTACCCGACGATGACCCTAAACTACATTCGGCTGACCCGCTGCCAATGGTTTGGGACGTGGAGGAAGAAGATGCTTAG
- a CDS encoding dihydrofolate reductase, with protein MKLIAIAVVASNRVIGDGKDQPFKFREDWARFKRVTMGHPLISGRKTFDAMGILKGRASIVITRSPDKVINSVEASERQQLIAVTSLDDAIAQAAQLDDIAFIIGGGEIYRQAMDLVDELDLTLVHAKADGHVTFPKIGDEWVEVERVRGEQFDFVKYQRAQARDNEV; from the coding sequence ATGAAACTCATAGCCATTGCCGTGGTCGCCAGTAATCGAGTTATCGGTGATGGCAAAGATCAACCATTCAAATTTCGCGAAGATTGGGCAAGATTTAAGCGCGTGACGATGGGGCACCCATTGATTTCAGGGCGAAAAACTTTCGATGCAATGGGGATATTGAAAGGGCGGGCCAGCATCGTCATTACCCGCTCGCCGGATAAAGTCATAAACAGCGTAGAGGCGTCCGAACGCCAGCAGTTAATCGCGGTGACCAGCCTAGACGATGCCATCGCCCAGGCGGCACAGCTTGACGATATTGCTTTCATTATTGGCGGGGGAGAAATCTATCGTCAAGCTATGGATTTGGTTGATGAGCTGGATTTAACGCTGGTACATGCTAAGGCTGATGGTCATGTTACTTTCCCGAAGATAGGTGATGAATGGGTCGAAGTCGAGCGAGTCAGGGGCGAACAGTTCGATTTCGTTAAGTATCAGCGCGCTCAAGCTAGAGATAATGAGGTCTGA
- a CDS encoding thymidylate synthase: protein MQQYLDLLRTVRDHGTRKSDRTGTGTLSVFGYQMRFHLSDGFPLVTTKKVFTKGVFGELLWFLRGDTNIAWLHENGIHIWDEWADENGDLGHVYGYQWRSWPAPNGEHVDQIARVIDSIKNRPDSRRHIVSAWNVAEVDEMALPPCHALFQFYVADGKLSCQLYQRSADLFLGVPFNIASYSLLTHMVAQVCGLEVGDFVHTFGDAHIYLNHLDQVNEQLSRTPRGLPTLRLNPAVTQIDKFTLADIQVADYDPWPAIKAPIAV from the coding sequence GTGCAGCAGTATCTAGACCTATTGCGTACGGTTCGCGATCATGGCACGCGCAAAAGCGACCGTACTGGTACCGGAACTTTAAGTGTGTTCGGTTATCAAATGCGGTTTCACCTATCGGATGGTTTCCCCCTGGTCACTACGAAGAAAGTGTTTACCAAAGGTGTTTTTGGTGAACTATTGTGGTTTTTAAGAGGGGACACCAACATTGCCTGGCTTCATGAAAACGGTATCCACATTTGGGATGAGTGGGCAGACGAGAATGGTGACCTTGGTCATGTTTACGGTTATCAGTGGCGAAGTTGGCCAGCGCCAAATGGTGAACATGTCGATCAAATTGCCCGTGTTATCGACTCCATAAAGAACCGTCCTGACTCTAGGCGTCACATAGTGTCAGCATGGAATGTAGCCGAAGTCGATGAGATGGCTTTACCGCCTTGTCACGCGCTCTTCCAGTTTTATGTGGCGGATGGGAAATTGTCTTGTCAGCTTTATCAGCGTTCTGCTGATTTATTCTTAGGAGTGCCGTTCAATATTGCCTCTTACTCATTGTTAACGCATATGGTTGCTCAGGTTTGCGGCCTTGAGGTGGGGGATTTCGTCCATACTTTTGGGGACGCGCACATTTACCTCAATCATCTCGACCAAGTTAACGAGCAACTATCCAGGACGCCTCGAGGATTGCCAACATTGAGATTAAACCCAGCGGTTACGCAAATAGATAAGTTCACGCTGGCAGATATTCAGGTGGCCGACTACGATCCCTGGCCGGCCATAAAAGCGCCGATTGCCGTCTAG
- the rdgB gene encoding RdgB/HAM1 family non-canonical purine NTP pyrophosphatase, with product MKVLLATHNKAKLTELRRIVEGLGVHVLSLAEIEDYPEPAETEWTFEGNALIKAREGCRRSGLACLADDSGLCVDALGSMPGVRSSRWAGTGHDDQANLELVLRQIDDVAEAKRGAQFVAVVALVLPDGREFTVRGEMPGHLTRSPRGDNGFGYDPIFVADDEPGKTTAELSAERKDEISHRGKALRAMVPILADALGIKVEGEAKCSSI from the coding sequence GTGAAAGTCTTATTAGCTACCCACAATAAGGCGAAGCTAACTGAGTTACGACGTATCGTAGAGGGTCTAGGCGTTCACGTCTTAAGTTTGGCAGAAATTGAAGATTACCCAGAGCCGGCTGAAACTGAGTGGACTTTTGAAGGAAACGCCCTAATAAAGGCGCGCGAAGGTTGCCGTCGTAGTGGGTTGGCATGTTTGGCTGATGATTCCGGCTTATGTGTTGACGCGTTGGGGTCTATGCCGGGAGTTCGTTCTAGTCGATGGGCTGGGACAGGTCACGATGACCAAGCCAATTTAGAGTTGGTGCTACGTCAAATTGATGATGTGGCAGAGGCGAAACGCGGTGCGCAATTCGTTGCTGTTGTTGCGCTGGTGCTGCCGGATGGGCGCGAGTTCACGGTACGTGGTGAAATGCCTGGGCATTTAACCCGTAGTCCTCGTGGAGACAATGGATTTGGCTACGACCCAATTTTCGTTGCCGACGATGAGCCTGGCAAAACTACTGCAGAATTAAGTGCTGAACGTAAGGACGAGATCAGCCACCGCGGCAAAGCTCTTAGAGCTATGGTGCCAATCCTGGCAGATGCTTTGGGGATAAAAGTCGAAGGTGAGGCAAAGTGCAGCAGTATCTAG